Proteins found in one Clostridiaceae bacterium genomic segment:
- a CDS encoding cupin domain-containing protein — protein MKIGERIKYLRVKNGLTQEELANRCELSKGFISQVERDLTSPSIATLIDILECLGTNLKDFFNQTTEEKIVIKKNDIFVKQNRELKHEIKWLVPNAQKNSMEPIMMIFDVGGSSGEDDPHNGEEFGYVMSGSVYIHLGNQKYKARKGESFYFMPTMTHSISNAGNNKAVILWISSPPSF, from the coding sequence ATGAAAATTGGTGAAAGGATAAAGTATTTAAGGGTAAAAAACGGATTGACCCAGGAAGAGCTGGCAAACAGGTGTGAGCTTTCAAAGGGCTTTATTTCCCAGGTAGAAAGAGATCTAACATCGCCGTCAATTGCGACCTTGATAGATATTCTTGAATGCCTCGGAACCAACCTTAAAGACTTTTTTAATCAGACTACTGAAGAGAAAATTGTAATTAAGAAAAATGATATATTTGTTAAACAGAATCGTGAATTAAAACACGAAATAAAGTGGCTGGTGCCAAATGCGCAAAAAAACAGCATGGAGCCAATTATGATGATTTTTGATGTTGGTGGTTCTTCTGGAGAGGATGACCCCCATAACGGAGAGGAATTTGGATATGTAATGTCCGGAAGTGTCTATATCCATCTTGGCAATCAGAAGTATAAGGCAAGAAAAGGCGAAAGTTTTTATTTTATGCCTACAATGACTCACAGTATTTCAAATGCCGGCAACAACAAGGCTGTAATATTGTGGATCTCTTCACCGCCAAGCTTTTAA